GGTGGACTGCCCCGACGTCGGCGCGGAGTTGACCGACGTGCCGGAGCCGGCCCGTGCCCGCGTCGACCAGGAACTGGCCGCCATGGACGCGCAGATCGCCGAGACCTACCAGCGGATGCGCGGCGACGGCTCCGACGACGTGATGGCCGCGCTGAAGCAGAAGCGGTCCGAGTCGCTCGGGCGGATCGGCGACGCGATCGAGGAGGCGGGGGAGCGCCCGGAGGGCCTCGACGACCTCGCCGGCTGCTCCTGGAGCCGCCCCGAGGAGCAGCAGCCCGGTGACCAGGGCCAGGACCAAGGCCAGGGGCAGGGGCAGGGCGGCGACCAGGGCCAGGAGCCTGCCGGTGAGCAGCCCGGCGGCCAGGGCGGCAACGGGCCGGTCGCCGCCGACTACGCCGACATCAACTCCGTCCAGCCCAACGCGCCCGCCCCCGACCTGAGTTCGTTCCGCTCCAAGGGCACCTTCACCACGAGCTGCGGTGTGAACGAGAACGGGCTGTTCAACTCGGACAACGTGATCGTCGCCCCCGGCGTCTCCAACGGCGCCCACCACTTCCACGACTACGTCGGCAACCAGTCCAACACCGCCTTCGCGAGCGACGACGACCTGTCGGGCGCCGACACCAGCTGTGTCGACAAGGGGGACAAGTCGTCCTACTTCTGGCCCGTGCTGCGGTTGCAGAACGGCACCCAGGAGCGCGACGCGGGAGCGCCGGGCGGCGGCACCGAGGGCAACGCGGGTGAGATCGTCACCGCCAAGCAGGCCACGATGACGTTCATCGGCAACCCGCGCAGCGAGGTCAAGGCCATTCCGCGGCTGATGCGGATCATCACCGGTGACGCCAAGGCGTTCGTCAACGGTCCGGGCAACGCCAACGCGTCCTGGAGCTGCACCGGGTTCGAGGACCGGCAGCTCAAGGACAAGTACCCGCTCTGCCCGCAGGGCAGCGACGTGGTCCGCACCTTCCGCTTCCAGAGCTGCTGGGACGGCCGCAACACCGACAGCGCCAACCACCGCACCCATGTGGCGTTCGCGGACGCGGCGGGCAACTGCCCGAACGACTTCGTCGCCATCCCGCAGTTGGTGCAGCGGATCGTCTACGACGTGGACGCCCCGAGCCTCGCCGACGGCGGCCGCACCACCCCGCTGTTCGCGGTCGACTCGTTCCCCGAGCAGCTGCACAAGCCGGTCACCGACCACGGCGACTTCATCAACGTCTTCGACGAGAAGCTGATGGACGAGGTCGTCAGCTGCGTCAACGACGGCAAGCAGTGCGGCGCGGGCACCGGTGGCGGCAACGGCGGTGGCGGCGACAACGGTGGCAACGGCGGCGGCGCGGGCGAGGAGCCCTCGGAGCAGCCCACCCAGCAGCCGTCGGAGCAGCCCACCCAGCAGCCTGCCGAGACCCCCGGCAACGGTGGCAACGGCGGCAACGGCGGCAAGGGTGACAACGGCGGGAAGGGTGACGGCGGCGGCAAGGGCGACGGCGGTGGCGCTCAGCAGACCGCCGCGCCCACGGCCTCCGCTCCCGCCGGCGACCGGGCCGACGACGAGCCGGCCGGTGACACCCCCGCCCAGGCGAACCCCAGTGAGCCCAAGGTGCTCGCCTCGGCCTCGGCCGAGCCCTCCGAGGCAGCCGGCGCGGCGGACGCCTCCGGCGGCTCGGGCGGCGACCAGTCCCCGCGGCAGCCGCAGGGCGAGCCGACGGGCGAGGGCGTCCCGATCGCCGGCGGCCAGAGCGAGCCGCAGGCGGTGCAGGGCGACCTCGCCGAGACGGGCACCACGCTGTGGCCCGCCGCGGCCGGCACCGTGCTGCTGATCGGCGGTCTCGTCCTGTTGACCCGCACCAGGCGCCAGTACGCGCGCTGACACGGCGGGCCAGGATCAGCGAGGGGCGTCCGCACCGGTTCTCCGGTGCGGACGCCCCTCGCGCGTGCCGGGGCCACCCCGCCGTACGGCCCGGTGGCGTGTCCCCGGCCACCCTGCCGCACGGCCCGGTCGGGGCCCGGGAGACCATGGGGGCGACGAGCCCCGGCCGGTCCGCGTGACGGCCCTGCCCGAAGGAGCACGATGAACCCCGCAACCACGGCTCCGGTCGCGGTCCGCGCGCCGCTGCTTGAGGACTTCTCCCTGGAGATGACGGCCAAGGACGGGCCCCGCCTCGAAGAGGCCCGCGCCCTCGTCCCCGCGGGCACCCGCGTCAACGTGACCTTCCTCGGCAACGAGGACCTGGAGCTCCGCCTCGCCGCCGCCCGCACCGTCAAGCGGCTCGGGTTCGTGCCCGTGCCGCACGTCTCCGCACGGCGCCTGGAGTCGAGGGAGGAGCTGGAGAAGCTCCTCGCCGGACTCCGCGCCGACGGCACGGGCGACCACCTGCTCGTCGTCGGCGGCGACCC
The sequence above is a segment of the Streptomyces griseoviridis genome. Coding sequences within it:
- a CDS encoding DUF1996 domain-containing protein, which encodes MLGGGGLVAANVYASATEGGSGAQTTRTESAGGATTVDCPDVGAELTDVPEPARARVDQELAAMDAQIAETYQRMRGDGSDDVMAALKQKRSESLGRIGDAIEEAGERPEGLDDLAGCSWSRPEEQQPGDQGQDQGQGQGQGGDQGQEPAGEQPGGQGGNGPVAADYADINSVQPNAPAPDLSSFRSKGTFTTSCGVNENGLFNSDNVIVAPGVSNGAHHFHDYVGNQSNTAFASDDDLSGADTSCVDKGDKSSYFWPVLRLQNGTQERDAGAPGGGTEGNAGEIVTAKQATMTFIGNPRSEVKAIPRLMRIITGDAKAFVNGPGNANASWSCTGFEDRQLKDKYPLCPQGSDVVRTFRFQSCWDGRNTDSANHRTHVAFADAAGNCPNDFVAIPQLVQRIVYDVDAPSLADGGRTTPLFAVDSFPEQLHKPVTDHGDFINVFDEKLMDEVVSCVNDGKQCGAGTGGGNGGGGDNGGNGGGAGEEPSEQPTQQPSEQPTQQPAETPGNGGNGGNGGKGDNGGKGDGGGKGDGGGAQQTAAPTASAPAGDRADDEPAGDTPAQANPSEPKVLASASAEPSEAAGAADASGGSGGDQSPRQPQGEPTGEGVPIAGGQSEPQAVQGDLAETGTTLWPAAAGTVLLIGGLVLLTRTRRQYAR